In Mercurialis annua linkage group LG6, ddMerAnnu1.2, whole genome shotgun sequence, the following are encoded in one genomic region:
- the LOC126687629 gene encoding uncharacterized protein LOC126687629, with product MKIQMRISRTSWSEELDHALPRVGINRWSDLAKEFLNKYFPMAKTAKLTRDIMLYKQLDGESVSDAWERYQEMQRKVPHHHITRETLIQNFYNGSDDQTRSIIDTAAGGSLMRKTTNAAFELLDELAVNSCSWPTERAKAPAQRGAMAININPVAETVKSLLQDFLTKQVVATNTHSVAAIQNSCEVCGDLKHVASECYVMSQPFNEQVNFVGGQRPFNDHYSNTYNQGWRNHSNFSWKDNGSNTHNQAGPSKENKDHSKIRETSRIKAAFTIRTIGHNIHLKDAETQQALKNHAATIHNQELQIQQMAKALQNRNQGGLPSTSEANPREQVKAITLRSSKVLPKDHAEKVLLEAEKE from the exons ATGAAGATCCAAATGCGCATCTCTCGAACTTCCTGGAG CGAAGAGTTGGATCATGCTCTGCCTAGAGTGGGAATTAATAGATGGTCAGATTTGGCCAAGGAATTCTTGAACAAGTACTTTCCCATGGCGAAGACCGCAAAGCTGACAAGAGATATCATGCTTTATAAGCAACTGGATGGAGAATCAGTAAGTGACGCGTGGGAACGATACCAAGAAATGCAGAGAAAGGTTCCTCATCATCATATCACTCGAGAAACCTTGATCCAAAATTTCTACAATGGATCAGATGACCAGACCAGGAGTATAATTGATACAGCCGCAGGAGGGTCATTGATGAGGAAGACCACTAACGCAGCATTTGAGTTGTTAGATGAGCTGGCAGTGAACAGCTGTTCTTGGCCAACCGAGAGGGCCAAAGCACCTGCTCAGAGAGGAGCTATGGCAATTAATATTAACCCAGTGGCGGAGACAGTCAAATCATTACTGCAGGATTTTCTCACAAAACAAGTTGTAGCAACCAACACTCATAGTGTGGCTGCAATTCAGAATAGCTGTGAGGTTTGTGGAGATCTTAAGCATGTGGCGAGTGAGTGCTATGTGATGTCGCAGCCGTTCAATGAGCAAGTCAACTTTGTGGGAGGACAGAGACCATTCAATGATCATTATTCCAACACATACAATCAAGGATGGAGAAATCACTCAAATTTCTCATGGAAGGATAATGGAAGCAATACCCATAACCAGGCAGGTCCTAGCAAGGAGAACAAAGACCACAGCAAAATCAGGGAAACTTCCAGAATCAAGGCAGCTTTTACCATCAGAACAATAGGCCACAACATCCACCTG AAGGACGCAGAGACTCAACAAGCACTTAAGAATCATGCTGCTACTATTCACAATCAAGAATTGCAAATACAACAGATGGCTAAAGCACTCCAAAACCGAAATCAAGGTGGTTTACCGTCCACTAGTGAGGCAAATCCAAGAGAGCAAGTCAAGGCGATAACACTAAGGAGTTCAAAAGTGTTGCCTAAAGATCATGCAGAGAAGGTTTTATTAGAAGCAGAAAAGGAGTAG
- the LOC126687630 gene encoding uncharacterized protein LOC126687630: protein MSHYAKFLKDILINKRSWDENTVPFTENCSSISLSKLPTKLDDPGSFTIPCTIGDLQTTNCLCDLGANINLMPLSFFRQLLGDQQVKTTPMMLQLADHSVKKPYGIVENLLVKVDKFIFLVDFFVLDYEIDKECPLILGRPFMNTSRALIDMNAGKLTLRIGEESVEFKMKKSEQGLSNEEKCMRVDCVEESGHNNKREVMYLSIPEIFQ from the coding sequence ATGTCGCATTATGCCAAGTTTTTAAAGGACATCCTTATAAACAAGAGAAGCTGGGATGAGAATACGGTTCCATTTACTGAAAATTGCAGTTCAATCAGCTTGAGCAAATTACCAACGAAGCTCGAtgatccagggagttttactATTCCTTGTACTATTGGTGATTTGCAAACTACTAATTGTCTTTGTGATTTGGGTgctaatataaatttaatgccTCTATCTTTTTTTAGGCAACTACTTGGTGACCAACAGGTTAAGACCACCCCAATGATGCTACAGTTGGCTGACCATTCGGTCAAGAAGCCATACGGGATCGTGGAAAATCTTTTAGTTAAGGTCGACAAATTCATATTCCTAGTGGATTTTTTCGTCCTTGACTATGAAATTGACAAAGAATGCCCATTGATCCTTGGACGCCCATTCATGAACACAAGCAGAGCACTCATTGATATGAATGCAGGCAAGCTGACTCTGCGAATAGGAGAAGAAAGTGTGGAATTTAAAATGAAGAAGAGTGAGCAAGGCTTGAGCAATGAAGAAAAATGCATGAGGGTCGACTGTGTTGAGGAAAGCGGGCATAACAACAAGAGGGAAGTTATGTACTTGTCCATTCCTGAGATATTCCAATAA